Proteins encoded in a region of the Flavobacterium sp. PMTSA4 genome:
- a CDS encoding NUDIX hydrolase: MYKVFVNDKPLFLTNKVEKETDFQLFLLESVDIEQLIIKMYQNKIQKANLYFPDEKAILKKLKEKIPVVKAGGGLVYNQKGEVLFIKRNGKWDLPKGGKDKGEKMQETAMREVEEETGVNGLIVTKKLQKTYHVFQRNGKYKLKVTHWFEMKTNFKGKTNPQKEEGIKKAVWLNQEEIKEAMNNSYENIKLLFVEENML, encoded by the coding sequence ATGTATAAAGTTTTTGTCAACGATAAACCACTTTTTTTAACTAATAAGGTAGAGAAAGAAACCGATTTTCAGCTATTCCTACTGGAAAGTGTTGATATTGAACAACTCATCATCAAGATGTATCAAAATAAAATTCAGAAAGCGAATTTATATTTTCCTGATGAAAAAGCCATTCTTAAAAAACTTAAAGAAAAAATACCAGTTGTAAAAGCTGGTGGCGGATTAGTTTACAATCAAAAAGGTGAAGTTTTATTCATAAAACGCAATGGTAAATGGGATTTGCCTAAAGGAGGAAAAGACAAAGGCGAAAAAATGCAAGAAACCGCCATGCGTGAAGTAGAAGAGGAAACAGGCGTAAACGGATTGATTGTTACCAAGAAACTTCAAAAAACCTACCATGTTTTTCAGCGCAATGGCAAGTATAAATTGAAAGTTACCCATTGGTTTGAGATGAAAACCAACTTCAAAGGAAAAACCAATCCGCAAAAGGAGGAAGGCATTAAAAAAGCTGTTTGGTTAAATCAGGAGGAAATAAAAGAAGCCATGAATAACTCCTATGAAAACATCAAATTGCTATTTGTAGAGGAAAATATGTTATGA
- a CDS encoding M14 family zinc carboxypeptidase: MKYVFLLFFLFSISFAQKNSHPTFFEKGNGNQTANYQEILDFYEKLDLEFETIQGLNFGFTDSGEPLRVYIFNADKRFDYDFKPEKAFVLINNGIHAGEPDGIDATMQLFRDLAYKKIKVPKNVVIITIPVYNIGGLLNRNSTSRVNQNGPEEYGFRGNARNFDLNRDFIKADTKNTMAFAQTFHAFFSPDIFIDNHVSNGADYQYKLTYIMTEPKRLGNVLGNFVKTEMTPAIVNDLKDKKVESTPYVNVWSGTPADGFAQFSDTPRYATGYTSLFNTIGYVVETHMLKPYNERVKVTYDFMVSTIEYADKNWEKIKNLRIQNKEQYEANNYYPIQWKIDSSNVEKITFLGFDGSYKKSDVTTGKRLFYDRSKPYSKLINFYGTYKPTKEIKIPLAYVIPQGQWKIIDLLKHNKIEYSRLHQDTLIDVESYKIVDYNTAKNAYEGHYPHSNTKVASTNKTVAFNKGDYLIKTDQLGVKYLLETLEPEAIDSFFNWNFFDTILQQKEGYSAYVFEDLANEYLNEHPELRAQLEQKIKEDKAFADNPDAQLDWVYKNSIYYEKAHLQYPIYRIVK, encoded by the coding sequence ATGAAGTACGTTTTTCTGCTTTTTTTTCTTTTTAGTATTTCATTTGCTCAAAAAAACTCCCATCCTACTTTCTTTGAAAAAGGAAATGGTAATCAAACGGCCAACTATCAAGAGATTTTAGATTTTTATGAAAAACTCGATTTAGAATTTGAAACTATTCAAGGACTCAATTTTGGTTTTACTGATAGTGGCGAACCTTTACGAGTATATATTTTCAATGCGGATAAACGTTTTGATTATGATTTCAAACCCGAGAAAGCCTTCGTATTAATCAACAACGGAATTCATGCAGGTGAACCTGATGGAATTGATGCTACTATGCAATTGTTTCGTGATTTAGCATACAAAAAGATTAAAGTTCCCAAAAATGTAGTCATCATCACAATTCCTGTTTATAATATTGGCGGTTTACTGAATAGAAATTCCACTTCACGTGTCAATCAAAATGGTCCTGAAGAATATGGCTTTCGTGGAAATGCGCGCAATTTTGACTTAAATCGCGATTTTATAAAAGCTGACACCAAAAACACCATGGCTTTTGCACAAACTTTTCATGCTTTTTTCAGTCCTGATATTTTTATCGACAATCATGTAAGTAATGGTGCCGATTATCAATACAAGCTTACCTACATCATGACTGAACCTAAACGATTAGGAAATGTTTTGGGTAATTTTGTAAAAACCGAAATGACACCTGCAATTGTTAATGATTTAAAAGATAAAAAAGTAGAAAGCACGCCTTATGTAAACGTTTGGAGTGGAACACCAGCCGATGGTTTTGCTCAATTTAGCGATACACCGCGATACGCAACGGGTTATACTTCATTATTTAATACAATTGGATATGTTGTAGAAACGCACATGCTCAAACCGTATAACGAGCGTGTAAAAGTAACTTATGATTTTATGGTTTCTACTATTGAATATGCCGATAAAAATTGGGAGAAAATAAAAAACTTACGCATTCAAAATAAAGAGCAATACGAAGCAAATAACTACTATCCTATTCAATGGAAAATTGATAGCAGCAATGTGGAAAAGATAACGTTTCTAGGATTTGATGGCAGTTATAAAAAGAGTGATGTTACTACAGGTAAACGTTTGTTTTATGACAGAAGCAAACCTTATTCTAAACTGATTAACTTTTATGGCACCTATAAACCAACGAAAGAAATTAAAATCCCTTTAGCCTATGTTATTCCACAAGGACAATGGAAAATAATTGATTTGCTAAAACATAATAAAATTGAATACTCTAGATTACATCAAGATACATTGATTGATGTTGAAAGTTATAAAATTGTGGATTATAACACTGCAAAAAATGCTTATGAAGGTCATTATCCGCATAGCAATACAAAAGTTGCTTCAACGAATAAAACTGTAGCATTCAATAAAGGCGATTATTTGATAAAAACCGACCAATTGGGAGTAAAATATTTGCTAGAAACTTTAGAACCAGAAGCTATTGATAGTTTCTTTAACTGGAACTTCTTTGATACCATTTTGCAACAAAAAGAAGGTTATTCGGCTTATGTTTTTGAAGATTTGGCTAACGAATATTTAAATGAACATCCAGAACTGCGAGCTCAATTGGAACAAAAAATAAAAGAAGATAAAGCTTTTGCTGATAATCCTGATGCGCAATTAGATTGGGTTTACAAAAACTCAATTTATTACGAAAAAGCTCATTTACAGTATCCTATCTATCGTATTGTAAAGTAA
- a CDS encoding D-alanine--D-alanine ligase, with protein sequence MKHIAIIMGGYSSEYEISLKSGNVVYNNLDQSKYKGYRVHIFTEKWVYVDDNDNEFPIDKNDFSVTVNGSKITFDAVFNAIHGTPGEDGLMQAYFELLNLPQTSCNYYQAALTFNKRDLLSVLKPYGIKSATSYYLNQGDEINEEEILEKVGLPCFVKPNKSGSSFGISKVKTKDELAIAIVNAYKEDNEIIIESFLDGTEVSVGVINYKGKVTVLPITEIVSENDFFDYEAKYLGKSQEITPARISEEIANKVRVVAKKSYEILKMTGFSRSEFILVNGEPFMLEMNTIPGLTTESLIPQQAREAGISLEELFTNAIELALKK encoded by the coding sequence ATGAAACACATTGCCATTATTATGGGTGGTTACTCTAGCGAGTATGAAATTTCACTTAAAAGTGGAAACGTAGTTTATAACAATCTTGATCAATCAAAATACAAAGGATATCGAGTTCATATTTTTACTGAAAAATGGGTTTATGTAGATGATAACGACAATGAATTTCCAATTGATAAAAATGATTTCTCAGTAACCGTAAATGGTTCTAAAATAACTTTCGATGCAGTATTCAATGCTATTCATGGAACACCAGGTGAAGATGGTTTAATGCAGGCATATTTTGAATTATTAAACCTTCCGCAAACTTCTTGTAATTATTATCAAGCAGCATTGACCTTTAATAAACGTGATTTACTTTCGGTTTTAAAACCATATGGAATCAAATCGGCTACCTCGTATTATTTGAATCAAGGTGATGAGATTAATGAAGAGGAAATTTTAGAAAAAGTAGGTTTACCTTGTTTTGTTAAGCCAAACAAATCAGGTTCTAGTTTTGGGATTTCGAAAGTAAAAACTAAAGACGAATTAGCTATTGCTATTGTCAATGCTTATAAGGAAGACAACGAAATCATTATTGAAAGCTTTCTTGACGGAACAGAAGTTTCTGTTGGAGTAATTAATTACAAAGGCAAGGTAACGGTTTTACCAATTACTGAAATCGTTTCAGAGAATGATTTCTTTGACTACGAAGCAAAATATTTAGGAAAATCTCAAGAAATAACCCCAGCAAGAATTTCTGAAGAAATTGCCAATAAAGTAAGAGTAGTTGCTAAGAAATCTTATGAAATATTAAAAATGACTGGTTTCTCACGAAGTGAATTTATTTTAGTTAATGGCGAACCATTTATGCTAGAAATGAATACCATTCCAGGTTTGACAACCGAAAGTTTAATTCCGCAGCAAGCACGTGAAGCAGGAATTTCATTAGAAGAATTATTTACCAATGCTATTGAGTTAGCTTTAAAGAAGTAA
- the coaD gene encoding pantetheine-phosphate adenylyltransferase: MNRKAVFPGSFDPITLGHFDIIQRGVSLFDEVIVAIGINADKKYMFSLDERKHFIEDAFKDEPKVKVITYEGLTIDLCRKLDAQFILRGLRNPADFEFEKAIAHTNRKLSKIETVFLLTASRTSYISSSIVRDVIRNNGDYTVLVPDSVRVKKHK; the protein is encoded by the coding sequence ATGAACAGAAAAGCAGTTTTTCCAGGATCGTTTGACCCAATTACATTGGGACATTTTGATATTATACAAAGAGGCGTTTCGCTTTTTGATGAAGTAATTGTTGCTATTGGTATTAATGCGGATAAAAAATATATGTTTTCTCTTGATGAGCGAAAACATTTTATTGAAGATGCTTTTAAGGATGAACCTAAAGTAAAAGTGATTACTTATGAAGGTTTAACCATTGATTTATGCCGAAAACTTGACGCGCAATTTATACTTCGTGGTTTGCGTAACCCAGCCGACTTTGAATTTGAAAAAGCCATTGCACATACCAACCGTAAATTATCCAAAATAGAAACTGTGTTTCTTCTAACTGCTTCCAGAACATCTTATATCAGTTCAAGCATTGTTCGCGATGTGATTAGAAATAACGGCGATTATACTGTGTTAGTTCCAGATTCGGTTAGGGTAAAAAAGCATAAATAA
- a CDS encoding SRPBCC family protein encodes MNLESPKVTVEQSSQHLFDALSDVKNFEKLMPDNIAKFEVLGDDIFNFGLKGMPEIKLRMKDKTPTSKVVLAAASDKLPFTLTANIETLSEKSSTVQLQFEGEFNPMMAMMIKGPISKFIETLAQNMHKL; translated from the coding sequence ATGAATTTAGAAAGCCCAAAAGTTACCGTAGAACAATCATCACAACATTTATTTGATGCTTTGTCTGACGTTAAAAATTTCGAAAAACTAATGCCCGATAACATTGCTAAATTTGAAGTATTGGGTGATGATATCTTTAACTTCGGATTAAAAGGAATGCCAGAAATAAAACTGCGCATGAAAGACAAAACTCCTACCAGCAAAGTAGTGTTGGCAGCAGCAAGCGATAAACTTCCTTTTACGTTAACGGCAAATATTGAAACTCTTAGCGAAAAATCGAGTACTGTTCAATTGCAATTTGAAGGCGAATTCAACCCAATGATGGCCATGATGATCAAAGGTCCAATCTCAAAATTTATTGAAACTTTAGCACAAAACATGCATAAACTATAA
- the pyrE gene encoding orotate phosphoribosyltransferase: protein MIFNKDTAEKTAELLLQINAIKLNPKNPFTWASGWKSPIYCDNRLILSFPAIRNFVREEFSKHIEKEFGKPDVIAGVATGAIGIGMLVAEYMGLPFVYVRPEPKKHGRQNQVEGFLQSGQNVVVVEDLISTGNSSLMAVEALKEAGAHVKGMVAIFTYGFDVSKDNFKKANVDLNTLCDYGNLLELAVAKNYITEKELKTLKEWQVSPSTWNQ, encoded by the coding sequence ATGATTTTTAATAAAGATACAGCCGAAAAAACAGCCGAATTGCTTTTACAAATAAATGCAATTAAATTGAATCCAAAAAATCCTTTTACATGGGCTTCTGGATGGAAATCGCCAATTTATTGTGATAACCGTCTAATTCTCTCATTTCCAGCGATTCGAAATTTTGTTCGCGAGGAATTTTCGAAGCATATTGAAAAAGAATTTGGAAAACCCGATGTTATTGCTGGTGTTGCAACTGGCGCTATTGGAATTGGCATGCTTGTTGCCGAATACATGGGGTTACCTTTTGTATATGTTAGACCAGAACCTAAGAAACACGGTAGACAAAACCAAGTAGAAGGCTTTTTACAAAGTGGTCAAAATGTGGTTGTGGTTGAAGATTTAATCAGTACTGGAAACAGCAGTTTGATGGCAGTAGAAGCTTTGAAAGAAGCTGGTGCACACGTAAAAGGAATGGTTGCTATTTTTACTTATGGGTTTGATGTGTCAAAAGATAACTTTAAGAAAGCCAATGTTGACCTGAATACGCTTTGCGATTATGGTAACTTGCTTGAACTGGCTGTTGCCAAAAATTATATAACCGAAAAAGAATTAAAAACCTTGAAAGAATGGCAAGTTAGCCCTTCAACCTGGAATCAATAA